A single window of Pseudomonadota bacterium DNA harbors:
- a CDS encoding type II toxin-antitoxin system RelE/ParE family toxin, with protein sequence MIKNFRCKHTEKVFLREPVSKFSQDICRKALRKLLILDAAERLDDLRIPPGNQLEKLTGNRQDQYSIRINDQWRICFCWKDGDALEIEIVDYH encoded by the coding sequence ATGATAAAGAACTTTCGATGTAAACATACTGAGAAGGTTTTTTTAAGAGAACCGGTCTCTAAGTTTTCGCAGGACATTTGCCGAAAGGCTCTGAGAAAGCTCTTGATTTTAGACGCCGCCGAACGCCTGGACGACTTGAGAATACCGCCGGGAAACCAACTGGAAAAACTAACGGGAAACAGGCAGGACCAATACAGCATCAGGATCAACGACCAATGGCGAATATGCTTTTGTTGGAAAGATGGAGACGCCCTTGAAATTGAAATAGTTGATTACCATTAG